The proteins below come from a single Malus domestica chromosome 03, GDT2T_hap1 genomic window:
- the LOC103418784 gene encoding probable protein phosphatase 2C 1, producing MANASNFVGDEEVNNNPHILIRKAHAYTSSIGSATVMIAVLERNGTLKIANVGDCGLRVIREGKINFSTSPQEHYFDCPYQLYSEIVGQTYHDAMVSNVELMEGDTVVMGSDGFFDNVLHHEIVSIVAGYRDVAEAAKALANWANNHSLDSNFDSPYSMEARSRGFEPPLWKKILGMKLTGTTYLGLYYDDKDLNLRCHDGPEFSVVQVESRMISL from the exons ATGGCCAATGCCTCAAATTTTGTGGGAGATGAGGAG GTGAACAACAATCCTCATATTCTGATACGAAAGGCACATGCTTATACTTCCTCGATAGGTTCTGCTACGGT AATGATTGCCGTGCTGGAGAGGAATGGGACTCTGAAAATTGCCAATGTCGGGGATTGCGGATTAAGGGTTATTCGTGAAG gtaaaattaatttttccacATCTCCACAAGAACACTATTTCGATTGTCCATACCAACTTTATTCGGAGATCGTTGGCCAAACGTACCATGATGCGATG GTTTCCAATGTTGAGCTGATGGAAGGAGACACCGTAGTCATGGGCTCCGACGGATTTTTTGACAACGTTTTGCACCATGAAATAGTTTCGATAGTGGCCGGATACAGAGACGTTGCTGAGGCCG CAAAGGCATTAGCTAATTGGGCAAACAATCATTCACTGGATTCAAACTTTGATTCTCCCTACTCCATGGAGGCTAGATCAAGG GGTTTCGAGCCTCCTTTATGGAAGAAGATTCTCGGAATGAAGCTTACAGGCACGACCTATCTCGGTTTATACTATGACGATAAGGACCTCAATCTTCGATGTCATGACGGACCTGAGTTTTCTGTTGTGCAGGTGGAAAGCCGGATGATATCACTCTGA
- the LOC114824097 gene encoding uncharacterized protein, producing MENNSLVPFGFRFKPTHQELVGHFLYNVLENIPLVPPHNTLIHGCNIFGNKSEPSEIWEAYGGTQLADDQPALYFFSELKRLNPKGTNIDRKMGRGGTWTGKSVTVRVEGIVDGRPTDIGQKRTFRYENEGSEDHKRWLLDEYSHLAGPRNNKSNFSYDFNVALCRLRKKEGSRINKRKCSTSSLSKDQLPNSKKQRGTNKKMKKEDDQVVSKGSSSQNTNVINLAEEEAPHGSSCLSSEIVVVSEINKFTDADDVVYDHDLLDETLTVDELLPVPEASRIVSGEAVAEQALNPLMLEEFTPETQEPPLPAASVVAAEGAVEQKAWDPSLLDEYWLAETQQELFPTTTGMFPYLEEACNPSTFENVVDQLLFDINHWNNSFMDDQFMPP from the coding sequence ATGGAGAATAATTCCCTTGTGCCGTTCGGCTTCCGCTTCAAACCCACCCATCAAGAGCTCGTGGGCCACTTTCTCTACAACGTTTTGGAGAACATACCGCTAGTGCCGCCGCACAACACCCTTATACATGGGTGCAACATCTTCGGCAACAAATCAGAACCCTCAGAGATTTGGGAAGCCTATGGAGGAACTCAACTTGCTGATGATCAACCAGCCTTGTATTTCTTCTCCGAGCTCAAGAGGCTAAACCCTAAGGGTACCAACATCGATCGCAAGATGGGACGTGGAGGCACTTGGACTGGAAAATCAGTCACCGTACGGGTTGAGGGGATAGTTGATGGAAGGCCTACCGATATCGGACAAAAAAGAACATTTCGGTACGAGAACGAAGGTTCGGAGGACCACAAGAGGTGGCTGTTAGATGAATATAGTCATTTGGCTGGTCCTAGGAATAACAAGAGTAATTTTAGTTACGATTTTAATGTTGCACTTTGTCGGTTGAGGAAGAAGGAAGGGTCCAGAATTAACAAAAGAAAGTGTTCGACTTCATCATTATCAAAGGATCAACTGCCGAATTCGAAGAAGCAGCGCGGTACAaacaaaaagatgaaaaaaGAAGATGATCAAGTGGTGTCAAAAGGTTCATCATCACAAAATACCAATGTGATTAATCTTGCTGAGGAGGAGGCACCACACGGCAGTTCTTGTTTAAGTAGTGAGATCGTGGTCGTGAGTGAGATCAATAAGTTTACAGATGCGGATGATGTTGTTTATGATCATGATCTCCTTGATGAAACACTCACCGTTGATGAATTATTGCCTGTGCCAGAAGCTTCCAGGATTGTTTCTGGTGAAGCAGTAGCAGAGCAAGCTTTGAATCCACTTATGTTAGAGGAGTTCACTCCTGAAACCCAAGAACCGCCTCTGCCAGCAGCTTCTGTAGTTGCTGCAGAAGGAGCCGTAGAACAGAAAGCTTGGGATCCAAGTTTGTTAGACGAATATTGGCTTGCTGAGACCCAACAAGAGCTTTTTCCGACTACGACTGGGATGTTTCCTTATTTAGAGGAAGCTTGCAATCCAAGTACCTTTGAGAACGTGGTCGACCAATTATTATTCGACATCAACCATTGGAATAATTCGTTTATGGATGATCAGTTCATGCCACCATAG
- the LOC103418785 gene encoding uncharacterized protein, with amino-acid sequence MNATAPPDVIQVTDYQNGSDSDTNIDDDDGDAAAAEFYQPVSAVDSEDDEDQIGNDAVPIHSQLHSNGVTVNQIDRGISSLQLNDGVGRNDRLNSSSDDEAEAEEVEEEVASDSEIIRAFREDENRRNAPLTAENATRVREAMRGISFAGAPPHWAGLIPENNWMDRLRGLGQSSSRR; translated from the exons ATGAACGCCACAGCTCCGCCTGATGTCATCCAAG TCACAGATTACCAGAACGGAAGCGATTCCGACACCAACATCGACGACGATGACGGCGATGCAGCCGCCGCCGAGTTCTACCAGCCAGTCTCCGCCGTCGACTCCGAAGACGACGAAGACCAGATCGGAAACGACGCCGTCCCGATCCACTCCCAGCTGCACTCCAACGGCGTCACCGTCAATCAGATCGACAGAGGAATCTCGTCTCTCCAGCTAAACGACGGCGTCGGGCGCAATGATCGCTTGAACAGCAGCAGCGATGACGAAGCGGAagcagaagaagtggaggaggaGGTCGCTTCCGACTCGGAGATAATTAGGGCTTTCAGAGAAGACGAGAATCGCAGAAACGCGCCGCTTACGGCGGAGAACGCGACTAGGGTCAGGGAGGCCATGCGTGGAATTTCCTTCGCCGGAGCTCCTCCGCATTGGGCGGGTCTGATCCCCGAGAACAACTGGATGGACCGCCTTCGCGGGCTCGGGCAATCTTCGTCCCGGAGGTGA
- the LOC103418786 gene encoding uncharacterized protein, whose translation MHTSLRLNLHHPLILRTSLATMAASIALPSSISLNSSSFSGIRIGAGAQLGVRNFGQSRVSMAASVGSQTLQSDALFADYKPSSAFLFPGQGAQAVGMGKEAQSVPAAAELYKKANDILGFDLLDVCINGPKEKLDSTVISQPAIYVTSLAAVELLRAREGGQLIIDSVDVTCGLSLGEYTALAFAESFSFEDGLKLVKLRGEAMQAAADAAKSAMVSVIGLDSDKVQQLCDAANEEVDEANKVQIANYLCTGNYAVSGGVKGIEAVEAKAKSFKARMTVRLAVAGAFHTSFMEPAVSRLEAKLAETQIRTPRIPVISNVDAQPHSDPETIKKILARQVTYPVQWETTVKTLLGKGLKKSYELGPGKVIAGIVKRMDRSADIENIAA comes from the exons ATGCACACCTCCCTCAGGCTTAACCTCCACCACCCTCTTATCCTTCGCACCTCACTTGCCACCATGGCCGCCTCCATAGCCCTCCCGTCCTCCATTTCTCTCAATTCCTCATCCTTCTCGGGGATCCGGATTGGCGCCGGAGCCCAGCTCGGAGTCCGAAACTTCGGACAATCTAGAGTTTCCATGGCCGCCTCCGTCGGATCGCAGACTCTGCAAAGCGACGCCTTGTTCGCCGATTATAAGCCCTCCTCTGCTTTCCTCTTCCCTGGCCAA GGTGCACAAGCAGTTGGAATGGGAAAGGAAGCTCAAAGTGTTCCTGCTGCTGCAGAGTTATACAAGAAAGCGAACGATATTTTAGG GTTTGATCTTTTGGATGTTTGTATCAATGGACCAAAAGAGAAATTAGATTCAACCGTTATAAGCCAG CCAGCTATCTATGTCACAAGTCTAGCTGCCGTTGAGTTACTACGTGCACGTGAAGGTGGTCAGCTGATCATTGATTCAGTTGATGTCACATGTGGCCTAAGTTTGGGAGAATATACTGCTCTAGCATTTGCCGAGTCATTCAG CTTTGAGGATGGGCTCAAGTTGGTCAAACTGAGGGGAGAAGCCATGCAG GCAGCTGCCGATGCTGCCAAAAGTGCCATGGTCAGTGTCATTGGGTTGGACTCAGACAAGGTCCAACAGTTGTGTGATGCGGCCAATGAAGAAGTTGATGAAGCTAACAAAGTTCAGATTGCAAATTATCTATGCACC GGAAATTATGCTGTATCTGGTGGTGTGAAGGGAATAGAAGCAGTAGAGGCCAAGGCAAAGTCATTCAAGGCCCGAATGACG GTGCGTCTAGCTGTTGCTGGCGCTTTCCACACTAGTTTTATGGAACCAGCCGTGTCAAGATTGGAAGCTAAGTTGGCAGAAACACAGATCAGGACACCAAGAATACCAGTTATCTCCAACGTTGACGCACAGCCACATTCAGATCCCGAGACAATTAAGAAGATATTGGCTCGTCAG GTGACTTATCCTGTTCAATGGGAAACAACCGTCAAGACCCTCCTCGGCAAGGGGCTGAAGAAGAGTTATGAATTGGGACCCGGAAAG GTTATAGCTGGCATTGTGAAGAGAATGGACAGAAGTGCAGACATTGAGAACATTGCTGCTTGA
- the LOC103418739 gene encoding uncharacterized protein: MATDATAKFQNPDFHPVSKPQDYVPTPTVSPHDGLHYWQFMIAGSIAGMVEHMAMFPVDTVKTHMQALGSCPIKSVGVRQALGSILKSEGPAALYRGIGAMGLGAGPAHAVYFSVYETCKKYFSGGNPNNPGAHAISGVFATVASDAVFTPMDMVKQRLQLGTNLHSPYKGVWDCVRKVFREDGFRAFYASYRTTVLMNAPYTAVHFATYEAAKRALNEISSEHADDERLIVHATAGAAAGGLASMVTTPLDVVKTQLQCQGICGCDRFKSGSISDVFRTIVIKDGYKGLVRGWAPRMLFHAPAAAICWSTYEASKTFFQDLNGGSNSGTVT, encoded by the exons ATGGCCACCGACGCCACCGCCAAGTTCCAAAACCCGGACTTTCACCCGGTTTCGAAGCCGCAGGATTACGTCCCAACCCCCACTGTCTCGCCCCACGACGGCCTACACTACTGGCAGTTCATGATCGCCGGTTCGATTGCCGGCATGGTCGAACATATGGCTATGTTCCCGGTCGACACCGTTAAAACCCATATGCAAGCTCTCGGGTCGTGCCCGATTAAGTCTGTCGGGGTCCGGCAGGCCCTCGGGTCAATTTTAAAGTCCGAGGGACCTGCCGCGCTATACCGCGGTATTGGAGCCATGGGCCTCGGCGCGGGTCCGGCGCACGCCGTCTACTTCTCGGTGTACGAGACGTGCAAGAAGTATTTCTCGGGCGGGAACCCGAACAACCCGGGCGCCCACGCAATTTCCGGCGTGTTTGCAACGGTGGCGAGCGACGCCGTTTTTACCCCGATGGATATGGTGAAGCAAAGGCTGCAGCTGGGGACTAATTTGCACAGCCCTTATAAGGGTGTGTGGGATTGTGTGCGGAAGGTGTTCAGGGAAGACGGGTTTAGGGCGTTTTACGCGTCGTACAGAACGACGGTGCTGATGAATGCGCCATACACGGCGGTGCATTTCGCGACGTATGAGGCGGCAAAGAGGGCTTTGAATGAGATTTCGTCGGAGCATGCGGACGACGAGCGGTTGATTGTTCATGCCACTGCTGGTGCTGCCGCTGGGGGGTTGGCTTCGATGGTTACTACGCCGCTTGATGTGGTGAAAACTCAATTACAGTGTCAG GGTATTTGCGGATGTGACAGATTTAAAAGTGGCTCGATAAGTGATGTTTTCAGAACAATAGTGATAAAGGATGGATACAAAGGGCTTGTGAGGGGGTGGGCTCCGAGAATGCTTTTCCATGCCCCAGCTGCTGCCATCTGCTGGTCCACATATGAAGCCTCAAAAACCTTCTTCCAAGATCTCAATGGTGGTAGTAACAGCGGCACTGTAACCTGA